A genomic segment from Peromyscus maniculatus bairdii isolate BWxNUB_F1_BW_parent chromosome 11, HU_Pman_BW_mat_3.1, whole genome shotgun sequence encodes:
- the Slc35f5 gene encoding solute carrier family 35 member F5 isoform X1 encodes MALFNVPYVERCCFFYLPGTQDFLECGLSPSPPFRLKSARFVGIAFEELREALATRLQMVCVFIMNRVNSQNSGFCQRRRMALGIVILLLVDVIWVASSELTSYVFTQYNKPFFSTFAKTSMFVLYLLGFIIWKPWRQQCTRGFRGKPAAFFADAEGYFAACTTDTSMSSSLSEPLYVPVKFHDLPSEKLESTNLGTEKTPKKSRVRFSNIMEIRQLPSSHALEAKLSRMSYPTVKDQESILKTVGKLTATQVAKISFFFCFVWFLANLSYQEALSDTQVAIVNILSSTSGLFTLILAAVFPSNSGDRFTLSKLLAVILSIGGVVLVNLSGSEKSAGRDTIGSIWSLAGAMLYAVYIVMIKRKVDREDKLDIPMFFGFVGLFNLLLLWPGFFLLHYTGFEDFEFPNKVVLLCIVINGLVGTVLSEFLWLWGCFLTSSLIGTLALSLTIPLSIIADMCMHKVQFSWLFFAGAIPVFFSFFIVTLLCHYNNWDPVMVGVRRIFAFICRKHRVQRVPEDSEQCESLIPLHSVSQEDGAT; translated from the exons ATGGCACTCTTCAATGTGCCATATGTTGAACGCTGCTGTTTTTTTTACCTGCCTGGTACTCAGGACTTCTTGGAgt GTGGCCTGAGTCCTTCACCTCCATTTAGACTGAAATCTGCCAGGTTTGTGGGCATTGCGTTTGAGGAGCTCAGAGAAGCCCTGGCAACAAG ACTGCAAATGGTTTGTGTATTTATCATGAACCGAGTGAATTCCCAGAACAGTGGCTTCTGTCAGCGCAGGCGAATGGCCCTGGGGATAGTGATTCTCCTGCTGGTTGATGTGATATGGGTGGCATCTTCAGAACTCACCTCG TATGTCTTCACTCAGTATAACAAGCCGTTCTTCAGCACCTTTGCAAAGACATCCATGTTTGTTCTGTACCTTTTGGGCTTCATTATTTGGAAACCTTGGAGGCAACAATGCACAAGAGGATTTCGAGGAAAGCCTGCTGCTTTT TTTGCAGATGCTGAAGGTTACTTTGCTGCTTGCACAACAGATACAAGTATGAGTAGTTCTTTG AGTGAACCCCTTTATGTTCCTGTGAAGTTTCATGATCTTCCAAGTGAGAAGCTCGAGAGCACAAACCTTGGAACGGAAAAAA CTCCCAAGAAGTCCCGTGTAAGGTTCAGCAATATCATGGAGATTCGACAGCTTCCATCGAGCCATGCGTTAGAGGCCAAGTTGTCTCGAATGTCTTATCCTACTGTGAAAGATCAGGAATCCATACTGAAGACTGTAGGGAAACTTACTGCAACCCAAGTAGCaaaaatcagcttttttttttgctttgtg tGGTTTTTGGCAAATTTATCATATCAAGAAGCACTTTCAGACACACAGGTTGCCATAGTGAATATTTTGTCTTCAACGTCTG GACTTTTTACTTTAATCCTTGCAGCTGTATTTCCGAGTAACAGTGGAGACAGATTTACCCTCTCTAAGCTATTAGCTGTAATTTTAAG CATTGGAGGCGTGGTGCTGGTGAATCTGTCGGGGTCTGAGAAGTCTGCTGGAAGAGACACAATAG GTTCCATTTGGTCCCTTGCTGGAGCCATGCTCTATGCTGTGTACATTGTGATGATCAAGAGAAAGGTAGACAGAGAAGATAAATTGGATATTCCAATGTTCTTTG GTTTTGTAGGTCTGTTTAATCTGCTGCTCTTATGGCCGGGGTTCTTTCTACTTCATTATACTGGCTTTGAGGACTTCGAGTTTCCCAATAAAGTGGTACTTTTGTGTATCGTTATCAATGGCCTCGTCGGAACAGTTCTTTCCGAGTTCCTTTGGTTGTG ggGCTGCTTTCTTACCTCATCGTTGATAGGCACACTTGCACTAAGCCTTACAATACCTCTCTCCATCATAGCcgacatgtgcatgcacaag GTGCAgttttcttggttattttttGCAGGCGCTAtccctgtgttcttttctttttttattgttactCTCCTATGCCATTATAATAATTGGGATCCTGTGATGGTCGGAGTCAGAAGAATTTTTGCCTTTATATGCAGAAAACATCGAGTTCAGAG
- the Slc35f5 gene encoding solute carrier family 35 member F5 isoform X2, whose amino-acid sequence MVPPRLHRGAGRPGGLSPSPPFRLKSARFVGIAFEELREALATRLQMVCVFIMNRVNSQNSGFCQRRRMALGIVILLLVDVIWVASSELTSYVFTQYNKPFFSTFAKTSMFVLYLLGFIIWKPWRQQCTRGFRGKPAAFFADAEGYFAACTTDTSMSSSLSEPLYVPVKFHDLPSEKLESTNLGTEKTPKKSRVRFSNIMEIRQLPSSHALEAKLSRMSYPTVKDQESILKTVGKLTATQVAKISFFFCFVWFLANLSYQEALSDTQVAIVNILSSTSGLFTLILAAVFPSNSGDRFTLSKLLAVILSIGGVVLVNLSGSEKSAGRDTIGSIWSLAGAMLYAVYIVMIKRKVDREDKLDIPMFFGFVGLFNLLLLWPGFFLLHYTGFEDFEFPNKVVLLCIVINGLVGTVLSEFLWLWGCFLTSSLIGTLALSLTIPLSIIADMCMHKVQFSWLFFAGAIPVFFSFFIVTLLCHYNNWDPVMVGVRRIFAFICRKHRVQRVPEDSEQCESLIPLHSVSQEDGAT is encoded by the exons ATGGTGCCGCCACGACTCCATCGAGGGGCAGGAAGGCCAG GTGGCCTGAGTCCTTCACCTCCATTTAGACTGAAATCTGCCAGGTTTGTGGGCATTGCGTTTGAGGAGCTCAGAGAAGCCCTGGCAACAAG ACTGCAAATGGTTTGTGTATTTATCATGAACCGAGTGAATTCCCAGAACAGTGGCTTCTGTCAGCGCAGGCGAATGGCCCTGGGGATAGTGATTCTCCTGCTGGTTGATGTGATATGGGTGGCATCTTCAGAACTCACCTCG TATGTCTTCACTCAGTATAACAAGCCGTTCTTCAGCACCTTTGCAAAGACATCCATGTTTGTTCTGTACCTTTTGGGCTTCATTATTTGGAAACCTTGGAGGCAACAATGCACAAGAGGATTTCGAGGAAAGCCTGCTGCTTTT TTTGCAGATGCTGAAGGTTACTTTGCTGCTTGCACAACAGATACAAGTATGAGTAGTTCTTTG AGTGAACCCCTTTATGTTCCTGTGAAGTTTCATGATCTTCCAAGTGAGAAGCTCGAGAGCACAAACCTTGGAACGGAAAAAA CTCCCAAGAAGTCCCGTGTAAGGTTCAGCAATATCATGGAGATTCGACAGCTTCCATCGAGCCATGCGTTAGAGGCCAAGTTGTCTCGAATGTCTTATCCTACTGTGAAAGATCAGGAATCCATACTGAAGACTGTAGGGAAACTTACTGCAACCCAAGTAGCaaaaatcagcttttttttttgctttgtg tGGTTTTTGGCAAATTTATCATATCAAGAAGCACTTTCAGACACACAGGTTGCCATAGTGAATATTTTGTCTTCAACGTCTG GACTTTTTACTTTAATCCTTGCAGCTGTATTTCCGAGTAACAGTGGAGACAGATTTACCCTCTCTAAGCTATTAGCTGTAATTTTAAG CATTGGAGGCGTGGTGCTGGTGAATCTGTCGGGGTCTGAGAAGTCTGCTGGAAGAGACACAATAG GTTCCATTTGGTCCCTTGCTGGAGCCATGCTCTATGCTGTGTACATTGTGATGATCAAGAGAAAGGTAGACAGAGAAGATAAATTGGATATTCCAATGTTCTTTG GTTTTGTAGGTCTGTTTAATCTGCTGCTCTTATGGCCGGGGTTCTTTCTACTTCATTATACTGGCTTTGAGGACTTCGAGTTTCCCAATAAAGTGGTACTTTTGTGTATCGTTATCAATGGCCTCGTCGGAACAGTTCTTTCCGAGTTCCTTTGGTTGTG ggGCTGCTTTCTTACCTCATCGTTGATAGGCACACTTGCACTAAGCCTTACAATACCTCTCTCCATCATAGCcgacatgtgcatgcacaag GTGCAgttttcttggttattttttGCAGGCGCTAtccctgtgttcttttctttttttattgttactCTCCTATGCCATTATAATAATTGGGATCCTGTGATGGTCGGAGTCAGAAGAATTTTTGCCTTTATATGCAGAAAACATCGAGTTCAGAG